GGATCTCTGCAGGACCAGGAGTTGTGTGCTCTGCCGATTCGGTGTCTGCACTGAGCCCGGCCTCGATATGGTGACCTCCCGGGAGGGGGGGAACCACCAGGTTGCCTGAGGAGGGGTGAACCCACCAGGTCAAAGTATTTGTCGGATGCAGTGCTAGCAGATAAGTGCAAGGCGTGCAAATACCTGGTCACTACTACAGTGGACTCAGCTCCTGTAGCGATCACAGCGGTGACAGGCGGCACCGGGCAGGCATCACCATGAGCTGTAGCCTGCTCCGCGGCAACGCAGAACAACAACAGCACGGCGTAGATGCTGGTGACATTGAGTACCGCCTCCAGCTTATTTGTgggtgttaaaaaaaaatctcattagaTTTAGAAATCTTTATAGAAGAAACTTGTTTCTGGAAGTGAGTTTGAATCCCGGATAATTAGGTAAAAGTTCGAGCCCATTCCTCCTTTGCTCTTTTGTCTCGAGTCTTCAGGAAGCAGCTTCCTCCCTGTAACCTGAGTGAGGAGGATTTGCTGCGGAACCCGTGCTTCAGCAAGCTGCTGCTGAGGCTCTGCCAGCGTGTGGATGGGAGTGGGCTGAGCCTCAGCCTGGCTCAGGAGGAGGCGCAGGTAGAGGCCCTGAGAGAGGGCGGCCCAAGGGGAGGGGCTTCCCGGAGAGGTGCCTGCCTGGGAATCTTTTGGTTCCTAGGCTTGGAAAGACATTCGACTGCACAAGACCATGTGGCTGCGGTCCGAGATACTGCAGAGAGTAATCCAGGAGCTGCTTGTGGACTACTATGTGAAGACACAAGACACAAATCTAACTTCCGAGGACAAAAAGGTGAGGCAGAAGAGACGACGCAGGGGTGGGCTCCCAGCCGTGGAATGACCAAGCGAGCTGTGGCTTTGCCTGATTATGTGATCTGGGGGGACAGAAGCTCTGAGCAATAAGTTGTCTAAAAAAGATATGAGCTGTAATTGTGGGAGAAGGGCTGGGTGTGCTGTCAGGAGTTTTTAAAGGACGcttggagaggaggaggtgtTTACAAGTTGGGAGTTTTCTGCAGGAGACATGTTGGAGGACGCTGGAGCGGTGTGAAGAGCTGGTTGCTGAGGTGTGGGGAAGCATTTCACAGTAACCCTTCTGGTTTTCCGTCTCTGTTTTAGTTTCACGGGACCCTGGAACAGCGCTTACTGGTGACTGAACTGACCCAGCTCTTGAGTCCCAGCCAGGGGAAGGAGGCGCCTTCCTTGCTCGGCCTGGAGAAAGCAGACCTGATGGAGCTCATGCCACCTGCAGAGGTTGGGGACAGGCAGATATTGCCACCAAAGAAACCACAAAGCTCAGTTTTCTCCACCTCTAACACCCAACTTTCTAAAAAATAAGATATGTTGCTTCTGTGAAAATGATAACCTGTTCATGGCGGTCAAATTCAAGTAAGAAAAACATGACACGGAAGTCCACGCTCACGTCCCTCCATTTAACCGTACACGTCTTTCTAGGTAGCATGACAGTCGGCTCGTCCTAAGTGGCATTATGCCTCCCGCACTTGCACGGAGCCGTCTGTTTTCACGTCATAGATTAGGGTGTTGTTTCTGGTCCATAAATAATTGTCCGTACGATGCTAGTTCCCAGTGCGCGCTCAGCGCGCAGTGTGCAGGCTCGTGTCGGTGCTCGGTGCTCTTAGGCCGAGTGCTGGCCTCACGGCCGGGGTCCCGGCGTGTGGAGGAAGCGTCGGCGCCATTTGGCTGACCTAATTAATGGACCCCGAGGCTGCTGTTGGCCGTCCCACCGGTGGGAGCACGCTCGCCCATACGTGGCTTCCCCGGGGATGCCAGTTGCGTAGCGTCAGTGCGAGCAGTGGAATCACTGGGTCGGAGGACAAAGCACGTAAAACCTGTTGCTGAATTTCTCCCAACTGCTCTCCAGAAGGGTGTCCCCAGTGCTCCCAGCCCTTCCGTGTTGTCCTCTCCATGGGATCCTGACCTTCCCTTACGCTTTGTGAACCTGATAGGCCGAAAGCGAATCTCCCGTGCATTGAGGTCGTGGGCAGCAGCCAATCCACTGGCTGGATCTTGCTAGTCCCCAGAGTTGTGTTTGCCTCTCCCCTTTTCCTTCTGTGGCTGCAGGACTTCCTGTGGATGAGAAGCCGGCTCCAGCTGGAAGTGGAGCAGCAGCTCAAGAAGAAGTGTTTCGCACTGCTCTGCTACCACGACCCCAGTGCCGGTGAGTGCTGGCCCCGCGCTGCCTGCAGCTGCCCTCCTGTGGGCCTGTGCCCGCTCTCAGAACACCTCCACCGACGCATTTGTACTTCCTATTTGGGATAGAAGCTGAGAAGCTTCGGAAACACTCGCTTCTTTGTTTTCCCATCAAAACTCACCgatcgagtcagtgccgactctcagtgacccgataggactgagtagaacggcCCTGTGACTTTCCGAGACCCTAACTctgtgggagtcgaaagcccagtcCTTGGAACTGCTGGCCCGCTCCTaatctctgtgccaccagggctggctGCTCCCTGTCTGAGGATGACAGGAGAGGATTTTGTTGGCAAGGTGCTCACCAGGCGTCGTCCTGGCACAGGACGGATGGGTCTGCTCTCCTTGGAGGACCAGCCCTGCAGAGTGGAGGAACGTGTAGGCTCCCGGGTCTCCCCTCGTCTGCCCTGAATTTAAGGGTCAACATGGGGAGGTTTGATAAGTTGAATCCAAAAATGATTATCTGGTACGGAAACCCCCGCCTAATACAGAATAAaaaattaagtttaaaaaaagttaataagtaaataaatgaggGCCCTGTCTAGAATGAACAGTGAGTGAATAAAATTTGATTAGGAGACAAACTAAGCCCATGGCCatcgacttgattctgactcagagcaatcctgAAGGAGTCAAACTGCCCAGAGGGTCTGCGAGGCTGTCgacctctatggaagcagactgccacctccctctcccacatAGCAGCTGGCGGGTGTAAACTGATGGCCTTTGGGTCAGCAACCAAATGCTTAAATCATTGTGCCACCGGGGTCCCTACCCAGTGTCATTGACGCAATTCCATCTCGTAGCGGCCctacgtagggtttccaaggctgtacgctttataggagtgtgtgtgtgtgtgtgtgtgtgtgtgtgtgtgtgtgtgtgtgtgtgtgtgtgtgtgtgagatatttAAGGGACCatctagcctcatctttctcctaaggagcatctggtggatttgaacctccgaccttgaggttagcagtccagtgcttgctCCACAGCACCAGCAGCACCATGGTTGGATAGGGGTGCTAGAGAATGGTTTGAGAAGGGCAGTGGTGACAAAGGTTTTCCTATGCAGTCATCTGTCTGTTTGCCCAGATTCAGACAGCGAAACCCTGAAGGCTGCGAAAATGTGGAAACTGGCAGAGGTGCTGATGAGTGAGAAGCAGCAGTGTCTGGACGCCAAGAGCCA
This genomic stretch from Tenrec ecaudatus isolate mTenEca1 chromosome 14, mTenEca1.hap1, whole genome shotgun sequence harbors:
- the HAUS4 gene encoding HAUS augmin-like complex subunit 4 — encoded protein: MASGDFCLPGEGMEVLQQVFRKQLPPCNLSEEDLLRNPCFSKLLLRLCQRVDGSGLSLSLAQEEAQAWKDIRLHKTMWLRSEILQRVIQELLVDYYVKTQDTNLTSEDKKFHGTLEQRLLVTELTQLLSPSQGKEAPSLLGLEKADLMELMPPAEDFLWMRSRLQLEVEQQLKKKCFALLCYHDPSADSDSETLKAAKMWKLAEVLMSEKQQCLDAKSQQRERAVLLEKQSATYSQVLLRCLALLQRLLQEHRLKTQSELDRISAQYLEIKCSAMVLKLRMEELKILSDTYTAEKVGVHRLIRDRLEGAIRLQEQDMEKSRQVLSTYEVLGEAFDGLVKEYTQLKQATENKRWALQEVSKAYR